Proteins encoded within one genomic window of Candidatus Binatia bacterium:
- a CDS encoding alkaline phosphatase, with product MRTLLFHLLLAGLSGVAACGFPLVRGPDARARNLVVFLGDGLGVSAYTLARLEALGEGRGLVVDTFPHTALVSTRSRNGVVTDSAAAATALFAGEATDNERLGMSPCPDGSFRSPPSIAEIAARHGMATGVVTNTRVTHATPAALYAHVPHRDRELDIAAQLADHFAPDVVLGGGRALFLPSTTAAPEDPELRGAREDGRDLAAELVRRGYRFVRDRDELRELEVSPPPKILGLFAPSHLEPELTRKRSPSLVEMAEVALEALERSGKPYFLLVEGGQIDFALHANHPEAAVAEILAFDRAVGRALELVDLEDTLVVVTADHSHGLAINGYPLVASDSELRQALSGSAGVDAFGKPYPVVTFSTGPGGFESRPPGTAPAFVPLEWGAHSGEDVFLAARGARSELFGGFLPNRAVFSLFLEALGLPSGLPEHEGTTCPGSP from the coding sequence TTGAGAACGCTCCTCTTCCACCTTCTGCTCGCGGGCCTTTCGGGGGTCGCGGCCTGCGGTTTCCCGCTGGTTCGCGGGCCGGACGCGCGGGCGCGAAACCTCGTCGTCTTTCTCGGCGACGGTCTGGGCGTCTCGGCCTACACGCTCGCGCGGCTCGAGGCCCTCGGGGAAGGGCGCGGACTGGTCGTCGACACGTTTCCCCACACGGCGCTCGTCTCCACGCGCAGCCGGAACGGTGTCGTGACGGATTCGGCGGCCGCGGCGACGGCGCTTTTCGCGGGAGAGGCGACGGACAACGAACGGCTCGGGATGTCGCCCTGCCCGGACGGAAGCTTTCGCTCCCCGCCGAGCATCGCGGAAATCGCCGCACGGCACGGCATGGCCACCGGAGTGGTCACGAACACCCGCGTCACGCACGCCACCCCTGCGGCGCTCTACGCCCACGTGCCGCACCGGGATCGGGAGCTCGACATCGCGGCGCAGCTCGCCGACCACTTCGCCCCGGACGTCGTCCTGGGCGGAGGGCGAGCCCTTTTCCTTCCTTCGACGACCGCCGCCCCCGAGGACCCGGAACTTCGAGGGGCGAGGGAGGACGGGCGCGATCTCGCCGCGGAGCTCGTTCGAAGGGGCTACCGCTTCGTCCGCGACCGAGACGAGCTTCGCGAGCTCGAGGTCTCGCCGCCTCCGAAGATTCTCGGTCTCTTCGCTCCTTCCCACCTCGAGCCCGAGCTCACGAGAAAACGAAGCCCTTCGCTCGTGGAGATGGCGGAAGTAGCGCTCGAGGCTCTCGAGAGGTCGGGGAAGCCGTATTTCCTGCTGGTCGAAGGGGGGCAGATCGACTTCGCGCTCCACGCCAACCATCCCGAGGCCGCCGTCGCGGAAATCCTCGCTTTCGATCGGGCCGTAGGGCGGGCCCTCGAGCTCGTCGACCTCGAGGACACGCTCGTCGTCGTCACCGCCGACCACTCCCACGGGCTTGCGATCAACGGCTATCCGCTCGTGGCTTCCGATTCGGAGCTGCGGCAAGCACTCTCGGGCAGCGCGGGCGTGGACGCCTTCGGAAAACCCTACCCCGTCGTGACATTTTCCACGGGTCCCGGAGGCTTCGAATCCCGCCCCCCGGGGACGGCACCGGCCTTCGTTCCCCTCGAGTGGGGTGCGCATTCGGGAGAAGACGTCTTCCTCGCGGCCCGCGGTGCACGCTCGGAACTCTTCGGTGGCTTTCTTCCGAACCGGGCGGTCTTCTCCCTTTTCCTCGAAGCGCTGGGGTTACCCTCGGGGCTGCCCGAACACGAGGGAACTACGTGCCCCGGAAGCCCGTGA